A window of the Lactuca sativa cultivar Salinas chromosome 5, Lsat_Salinas_v11, whole genome shotgun sequence genome harbors these coding sequences:
- the LOC111899494 gene encoding glycosyltransferase BC10, which yields MSPTPLTLLCALLLTLPLAIVFTINTDLTTITTTVSPPPQLQKPNNRFMDEEMDDKLLFHLASRLNPNPSPAGAPKKLAFMFLTTDRLPLAPLWELYFNRTKAKHLYNIYIHADPNLRYDLLLQGVFSNRTIPSKPTRRNTPTLAAAHRRLLARALLHDPANYMFALLSPSCIPLHSFDFTYKTLMSSKKSFIEILQNEVGAWGRWTARGETVMLPEVSYERFRIGSQFSVLTRHHARVVVADTRLWSKFKLPCLKENIGRCYPEENYFPTLLSMVDRRGCVPATLTYVDWKRGQHGHPYTFQASDVGPEFIKTLRGVRPRYGDEEMNGSDASVIRRNDPFLFARKFGADTVGALLDIADDVVLRE from the coding sequence ATGTCCCCAACTCCTCTCACTCTTCTCTGCGCCCTTCTTCTCACGCTTCCCCTTGCCATCGTTTTCACCATTAACACCGACCtgaccaccatcaccaccaccgtttCCCCACCACCCCAATTGCAAAAACCCAACAACAGATTCATGGATGAAGAGATGGATGATAAGTTACTTTTCCATCTGGCCTCTCGTCTCAACCCCAACCCATCACCCGCCGGAGCACCCAAGAAGCTTGCATTCATGTTCCTCACTACCGACCGGCTGCCATTAGCGCCACTCTGGGAGCTCTACTTCAACCGCACCAAAGCAAAACACCTATACAATATATACATACACGCCGATCCTAATCTCCGATATGACCTGCTCCTTCAAGGAGTTTTCAGCAACCGCACCATTCCCTCAAAACCCACCCGCCGCAACACTCCCACACTCGCCGCCGCTCACCGACGGCTACTCGCCCGAGCTCTACTTCACGACCCCGCGAATTACATGTTTGCCCTGCTCTCCCCCTCTTGTATACCTCTCCACTCATTTGATTTCACCTATAAAACACTGATGAGCTCCAAGAAGAGCTTCATAGAGATCCTACAAAACGAGGTTGGCGCGTGGGGAAGATGGACAGCGCGTGGGGAAACCGTGATGCTTCCAGAGGTGTCATATGAAAGATTCAGAATCGGGTCACAGTTTTCTGTGTTGACACGTCATCACGCCAGGGTGGTTGTTGCTGACACGCGTCTATGGTCCAAATTTAAGCTGCCGTGTCTGAAGGAGAACATAGGCAGGTGTTACCCTGAAGAGAACTACTTCCCTACGCTCTTGTCCATGGTGGATAGGAGAGGATGCGTGCCAGCTACGCTTACCTACGTTGACTGGAAGCGAGGCCAACATGGTCACCCGTATACGTTTCAGGCTTCGGATGTGGGTCCGGAGTTTATCAAAACACTCCGGGGAGTACGGCCGAGATACGGTGACGAGGAGATGAACGGTTCTGATGCGTCTGTGATACGACGAAATGACCCGTTTCTGTTTGCGAGAAAATTTGGGGCGGATACGGTGGGCGCGTTGTTGGACATAGCAGACGACGTCGTATTGAGGGAGTAG
- the LOC111884889 gene encoding uncharacterized protein LOC111884889 produces MALPPLSIRGDLGVVSTAGVRYAYPLLKSFAKMGPQGVLGATKLLRPFSEIVDSLGLKDPFIRNWVDLLSFLLAGVKSDGVLSAEMIYMFAEWYKPGCSLEYPVGGTGALVEALVLRFSF; encoded by the exons ATGGCTTTGCCACCTTTATCTATTCGAGGTGATTTGGGAGTTGTTTCTACTGCTGGAGTTAGATATGCATATCCACTCCTAAAATCATTTGCAAAAATGGGACCTCAAGGTGTTCTTGGTGCCACAAAGCTTTTACGCCCTTTTTCAGAAATAGTTGATTCATTGGGACTCAAAGATCCTTTCATTAGAAATTGGGTGGATCTTTTGTCTTTCTTACTTGCTGGAGTGAAATCCGATGGTGTTCTTTCAGCAGAAATG ATTTATATGTTTGCAGAATGGTATAAACCAGGTTGTAGTTTAGAATACCCTGTTGGTGGAACTGGAGCACTTGTTGAGGCTCTTGTTCTCAGATTTTCCTTCTGA